The genomic stretch TTTCTCTGGAATCTCTATGACACCCACAGCTCAGAGCTATGCAACATTAGGCTGGAAAAGAACCACACTCGAACTGGGCCCTGGTCTCCCCATTGCCCCTCAGCAAGTGAACACAGACTCCTGAATGCAGCAAGCCATTCCCTCTGTTGGGCTAGGAGGGGCTGACCAGCTGCCGGGAGCAGACAAACTCCCCAAGGGTCCTTCATCCCCTCCCACAACCCCAGAGGCATGGCCAATGCAGTGAAGACTGGAGACAGTGGCTGCAGAGCTAACAGGCAcctaacatagaatcatagagttggaagagaccccatgggtcatccagtccaaccccctgccatgcaggaactctcagtcaaagcatccccgacagatggtcatccagcctctctttaaaaacctccaaaggaggagactccatcacactcacaggggagtgtgttccactgtcgaacagcctttactgtcaggaagttcctcctaatgtagaggtggaatctcttttcctgtagcttgcatccattgtaatgtgtcctgttctctggagcagcagaaaacaagcttgctccctcctcaatatgacattccttcaaatacttaaacagggtttcatatcactccttaaccttctcttctcattcctcatagggcatggtttccaggccgttcaccattttagtcgccctcctttggacatgctccaatttctcaacatcctttttgaattgtggtgcccagaactggacacagtattccaggtgggccctgaccaaagcagaatagagtggccctattacctcccttgatccaGGGAGGTAATAGGGCCACTTGGTGTATTACCAGATTATTCACCCCAAGAGCATACAAGGTTGCTCTGCCTGTGCGGCCCAGAAACCTCTTCAACCATACTCTCCTTGACTGCACTGGAGTTCTGCCTTTGCTGCCTACATCCCTCTGCCAACATAAAATCTAGGCTTTTCAGCCCCTAACCTTCCTCCAGTTCCAACAGACTGCACCACCTGCCCCCATTTCTGCCGAGTTTGGCTTCCTGGCGTCTCCACACGCAGAGGCTTGCCACAGCTGAGTGAAAAGCATCCCTGCCAGACCTGAATGTCCTCCCGGGGTTTACCTGCCTACCTACATGCCTCGCCTTGCAGGCGCACTCACCTCCTTGGGCAGAAGCGAGATGAAGTCCCGCTGGAACTGGGGCTCGATCACTTGCATCATGTGCTTGATCTGGGGAGGCTCACAGCGGTCAATGAGTTCATCCAGAGCCAGGAGCTTCTCTGGGCTGCTCCAGCGCTGGGTGGGGAGCAGAGAGGAGCAGTGAGAGAAAGACCCTGAGCCCCCTCAATTGTCTGTCTTGGTTCAACAGCACGGAACAAAAACAAAGCACGTAACAAAACTATCATCGTAAAAGCACCTCATCgtttttcattttttaagcaTTCAAATATTTATGTTCCTCCCTTTACTAGAAAATCTTATGCAGCATACGACAAACAAATTTAAAGTAGAATAAattgttaaaatagttttaaaaagccaaagaacaaaacaaaccctAAACAATTCAGCAGATACCAACTGTGTCACCAGTCCACAGATTTTAACcagcaaacaaactgaaagtattaaaagttttaaatagatttaaattaattaaaacaattgaattttttttaatgatttaaaacagcccctcaacagaccacccccaatgagtggcctgcagccgcctctgtcttcactggatcggggccacgaCAACTACACAGTgtggccccaatttggcctttctGCAGCGTAAaagggagctgcaaaaaacagctcctttttgtgccatggaaagggcatcatagctgcCGGCGCcttggcttttcagtgctcttttGGCGCTGCGTCAGcaaggtgttggactggatgacccttcagCTCTCTTCCAACAAAGGTGCTATAGACTGAAAGATGTTCCTGCCAAAACATTTAGAGGTTTAGATGTCATCACCAGCATCTATAATTCAGACCAGAAGCATATGGGCAGCCAGAGCAATCTCTTCAAAACTGCCATTATATGGCATCTAAATGGAACCCATCTGCTGTATTTGTCCCTTGCTGTGGTTTCCTTACCTTCTTCCAAGGGCAGGCCTGCACAAATTACTTTTGTTGCTGTTCTATGCCTTCCAGtaagttctgacttatggtgatcctaaggtgtaCCCATCTCAgggttcctctgaggctgaaacagcatgacttatccaaggtcaccaagcagggatttgtagtccaatgctgaaaccactacaccgcactggctctcaTAGAGTCCTTTTCAGTAGCCTAACTGGAAAGTTACCAGTACATAGACTACTGTGGTTAAGCTAACCCTGTCCAGGAAAGGCCATAGCTGGTGGGCCAGCTCAGgcttggtgaccttggataagAACTTGGACACACTCTGTGGCTAGGTCTCCAACAAGGATGGGTCCAGGAGTGCTCCCAGGCTACACACTTGCTCCTTTGGTGTGGGGAACGCCAGCAACTCCATCTAGGTCCCTTACCTAATTCCCAGACCTGAGttatcagccctccatatccccaGATCCCACATTCAGGGATTCAGTTGTCCCCAGTATGAAACTATTTccccaaaagaacatcaaaaagcaaactttgattttgttttaatatagaaTAGACATTATTTTTTGCCACTATATAAAAGGGGGTGATCATTTATAGACCCTTGCCttccgtgggggggggggggggtcctgaaaaaattccagcagataccaactGTGTCACCAGTCCACAGATTTTAACCAGCAAAGCTCATACTTTTCTCACACAAATATCTCACTCTAAAACCAGcattaaaacacaaaaacaacactcaaaccaaaaaATGAAAATCAGCAGAAATCTACCCAGCTTTCTACTCACACAAagaccttctctctctctctctctctctctctcactcacactcacacacacacagaggtcttGACCAAGTGACTGACCAGCCAAGCAGCTTGGCCATTTTTTGGAAAACATGGTGctagccaccaagaagaccctattCAGTCTGAAACTGGTACCCAGCAGAGTTCCTCTGAGCTGCCACCTCCTGGTGTCCCCTCACCTGGAAAGTCCGTAGCCAGTCCTGCAGCTCTGGGGGTGGGTTCATGGGAGGGACATGTCGGCAGCGGGGTTGACCTGCCTTAGCGTTCCGCAGGTCCCCAAAAGTGGCAGTGGGGCTGGCGACGCAGGGACCCAGCACTCTAGGGAGGGAatgagaagatgaggaggaaaccTCCAAGAGGGCAGGCACCCAGAGCACCCTTGCTCCCCACCCCATTCCCCAGGAAGCACTGCCAGATGTCATGGGACAGTCTCGCCCCAACACTTGGTACTAGGAGATGCTTCCACAGCCTCTGTCCCACTTACTCCAGGGTCCTCACCTGCCCCTCTCAGAGCCCTTGCAGACCTTCTTGCCTGGCGACAGAGCTCTGCCATCCGGGCCATTCTCAGACTTGCGCTTCATCTGAAACACAAAGGAGGTTTTGTGGGAATTAGGCAAGTTTACATGTTCACAAGACACTCCACTCCCCATTGATGCCAGTGCCAGGCAGAAGCCACCTTCCACTCTCCATTTGACCCAACGTCAAAAGACCcaatgacccccccccctgcaGTCCAGGCAGGGAAGAAGCAGGAGACCAGGATATTCTGGCTTGTCAACAGTGCGAGGAATGTCAGCCCACAAGAGTCTCATCAGTTGGCCCCCTTCCAGGATATTTCTAGATCTCTGGCAGATGTAAGAGGGCCCCATCTGGCCATCACTAGACACACCAGAGCAGGGTTTGGGGGAAGATGCCCCTGTCCCAAACAACACAGGGAGGAGATTGATCTGTGCGGCTGCCAGAAACCGTTCTCTGGCAGCCCCACATATCTCCCTTTAGTCAGGGCCTGAAACCCACATACCTCAGCGCAGCCCTCAAGAGCAGCGGCTCCCACTTCCAGATGCACCCACCTTGGGCCGGCTCTGCCGAATGAGGCCGCCCTCGGTACGCTCCAGGTAGTCAATCCAGCGCTCGTCCACCGTGTAGTAGAAGTAGACGTCACCTCCTCTGCCACTgccttgctcttcctcctcctcttcctcctcaccgctctcgccctcctcttcctcctgggcaTCAGGGCTCTCGGTCGTCGTTGCAGGGAAGGAGGTCCCAGGTTCGGGGGGCCTTTGGGGCTCCTCATCGGCAGCATCgttctctgcctcttcctcctcctggggaGCCTACGCAGAGAAGGAAAGGCCATGTCACCCGCCCTTAGGAGTCCCCATTCCCTCTCCCGTACCCAGAAAGGAACCATTGGAAAAGGGCGCACCTGTCGGGATCCCTCCGTTGAGGGGGCTCTGCAGGTGACCCGCTGGCTGTTCAGCTCCAGGATGCGGGCGGTGATGCCCTTGACACGGAGTAGGTCCTCCGGGGAGGCAAAGCCCTTCAGCTCCTGCAGGATAGAAAAAGTAGGGGGTGAGAGAGCAACCCGGTGTGTGGGTGAAGGAAATGCCCTCTCCTCCGgactcctcctttctcctcctgccccACGGCTCCCCTCCTCCATCTTCTTTCACTCTCTGCATCTCTTCCCCTCCTCGCATTGAGTAGGGAGCAAGTCTGTTTACtccagctccagagaacaggacctggaacaatgggtgcaaattacaggaaaagagattcctcctcaacattcggaggaacttcctggcagtaagggctgtttaacagtggaacatgctccttcctcggagtgtaatggagcctccttccctggaggtctttaagcagaggctggatggccatctgtcagggatgctttgacggagagttcctgcatggcagaatagagttggactagatagcccttggggtctcttccaacgctaggattctatggtgtttcctcctcctcctgcctgccctccctctccccactccttcttctcctcccctccccatccaCTCCCTTTATCTTCCCCCACCTCTTGCCTTTCCCACCCCCTTCTTCAACTCCCCTCCATGCCCTCTCCCCCCATACCTCCCTtcatttcctccttctccctctcccacctcgcctttcctctcccctcccttcctcctccctgcccccctCTTGCCCCTTCCCCTCccatctttccttctctccccacaACTTCCCCTCCTGACCTAaccctctcctgccccctctccctccttttcctcttctcccttccctctctctcccctcccaacCCTCTCCTGCCCCTCCCCGTctccacccttccttccttccctctccccgtcctcctttcttccttccttctctcccaattcttccccactctgctccttccttccttccttggctgaCCTCTCTCTTGCGGACGATGCCCCTGGCCCTCCGGCGCCCGATGCCGACCAAGGCCCTCTCCAGCTCCGCCGCCCCGGCCCGGTTCAGGTCCAGCTTCCCGCCTTCGCCGGGGCCCGGCCCCAGCGAAGACCCCGACATCGCTGCTCTCCTCCGACACAGCCACAGCACCTCAACCGCGCCTGCGCATGGCGCGCCCCTCCCTCGACTACAACTCCCGTCAACCAGTGCGCGGGAgagacagacaaacacacacatccgCTCCGCCGAAAGCTTTTATTGGTCACGAACGGATAACTCCCGCCCACCGACGTCATCTCCGCTTGTAGAGGCAGGGGCGGAGCGCCAGACCAGGAAGTGGTTTCGTCTTGGCCGGAAGCGGCCCCACTTTGGCGAACTCGAAGGTGTAGAAGTGGCTGCCGGAGAGGTCCTggcggaaggaggagggagagagtcGGAGTGGGCGGGGCTAAGGGCGCGTGGCCCCGCCCCTTCAGTCAATAGCGCCTAGGGAACGGGAGGAGGCGGGGCTTACCTTGGAGCGCAGGGCGAAGCCGAGGCGGGCCAAGGCCCCCACAAAGGCCCGGATGTCCGGGAAGCGGCTGGCCACTTCCGCCACCAGAAGCGTCCCTCtgaggggagaggggaaaggtCAGGGGTCAGAAACCCGGCCCTCCGTTGCCATGGAGACGGCGGAAGAGTGGCCGCCATCTTGTATCCATTAAGCACctcccttattattattttatttataaagcgctgaaaATTTACCCGCCGCCCTTTCAGCTAAAACTATCTGCATTATATTCTGCTTCCTAGAAAGTCCGCCTCCGGAAGGAATGGGaagcgaagaagaagaagaaagggaagccGCCCGCTGCGGCACACGCTCCGCAAAACAACGCAACACAAGACGTCTTAGTACAGCCTAAATAGACATGCAAACAATGACCCATTCAATAACGTCGGATCAAGTTTTCCCgtgagccgccttgggccccTCCccagagaaaggcgggatagaaatggAATCAATAAAGATGATGATTATTACTtccttataccccgcccttctcccaatataaggactcaaggcggcaaagAGGgtaatgcctgggaaggcttccctGAAAGTTTTGAAGCTGGTCCCTccccattcgctggggttaggggcacaagacccccaggAATATGGGGAAGCCACAAATACCCCAAACACCATGTTttcacctgagaggacacctctctagaaacctctaggtcctccagcgcagctctgtggtcaatgtctgacaggcatcatagagctggaagagaccccaagaagggccccgatccagtcctactcccttcttctgccatgcaggaactctccatcaaagcacccccagcgacagagggccatccagcctctgcttaaagacagcctccaaggaaggactctgttgaacagccctcactgtcaggaagtctaggtctttcagtgcaacatttggttAAAGCTGAGCAGAGAGtgacactggaggacctagatattcctggagagaacatattaatcaaatccacaaataggGAGAGATGAATGTATTTTCATGGAAGAGTAGTGGAAGTGGAGGAGGCCTTCCTGAACCCCACAAATTATTCCCCTCACCCCACTTCCTGCCCTCCAAAACTGAACTATGGGACtatacaggccgcccctttcctggccagattggggacATGGCAATCTCACGcagcggccccaatctggcttttggggggggggggcaaaaaggagccacagtgAATATGAAGAAAGTGTATTTAACTTCCAGTAGTTAAACACAGtcatcttaaccatctcttctccaggctaaaaatccccagctccctaaggctttatggtttccagacccttcacccttttggttgctcttctctggacatgctccagtttctcaacatacttTTGGAACTGTGGTGCCCCAAACTGGGCACTGtgttccagatgaggtctgaatACCAGCTTAACTGAGAGCAACTATAACAATATCttcacaaaatgtaggcctatgactccagCATCATcggtttctctccctctctctctcactcctgtttggtttttaacacctttgcctgatgaagaagcctgtggtgCTCTGAAACCTTGCAtcacatattttgtgcattttgtttggtcccataaaggtatccctgttttgtagattttggatgttattgtactttgttcgAGAACAGCAGctaccaaactttggtcctccaggtgttttggacttcacctcccaggaCTGCAGACTGTTAGCCAAGCcagctaaggcttctgggaactgaagtccaaaacatctggaggaccaaagtctgggaaccactgctctggaaTAATTTTCTCTTTGTGGAATTATTCCAATGATGGTATGACTCCACCATTGAGGCACTGGAAATACCTTATTTTCTGGGCTGATTGGATGGCAGGCACTGggactatttggggggggggctagcgTAACTAATCAGCAAAGCAGCTGCCCCCACCTCTGCCAGTAAGGACCCCCTTACCCCATCCGTAGCACCCGGCTGGCCTCTGCCAGGACCTCTTGCACGTTTGTTCCCATGAGCGCCAAGCAGAAGACAGCCACATCCACCGATTCACCTTCCAGGGGGACCTGGGGAATGGATGGGGGTGAGAAAAAAGGACAGGTAGAGGAGGGGATAACCACCCATGGTGCCCAGTGGCCTTCTCAGGGAGACTGGTGAGCCCAGAAGAGTCTCAACCATAGCAAATGGGGGCCGTCACCCTCCACCCCCTGGAGCATACCTGTGCCATGTCACAGACGGTGACGCGTGGGTCCAGGGCCACGAGGTCAAAGCAATGCACCCTATTCCGGAGGTTGCGTGCCAGTGTGCAGTCGCCACACCCAAAGTCGGCCACCACCAGGGAAGCTGGTCTGGATTTCAAACAGTGCAGAGAGTGAGAGAATTAGGAGCCAGATTCAGCCTTGTTCTGAAGGAAGCCCACCCCTCTCTGTTTCTACGTGGGTTGTGCAAACCCCGATGGCTGCAAGGGATCAGGCCAGAGCCCTGGGAGCCTCAGAGGACTGGGCTGTCCAGGTGCACCTGATGGGGCAGGAGATCTGCAAGGCACTGGGCAGCCAGGAATTCTTTCTGATGAGGCGGCTGTCTCTTTATACCAGGGGTTGTTCTCAGAGGTGCAGGCTGCCACCAGGGAGGCTGGTCTGGATTTCAATCAGTGCAGGGACAACACAATTATGAGCCAGTGCTGGCCCTGCTCTGAATGAAGCCCgcctagaatcgtagagttggaagagaccctaaggtccatccagtccaaccccattctgccatgcaggaactctcaatcaaagcatcccagacagcctctgcttaaagacttccaaagaaggagactcaatcACTCTCTAAAGGTAatgtattccattgttgaacagctcttactgtcaggacgttcctcttaaagttaaagtggaatctcttttcctgtagcttgcatccattgttccgtgttctagtctctggagcagcagaaaacaagcttgctccatcctctccCTGTTTCGGCACATGTTGTCCAAACCATGACGTGGCACCCAGAGGACCCCAGCCAGGGAGCTTACCTGTTGCGCAGGTAGCGCACAAGGCGCTGGACGGGCTTTTCAGGCCAGCGAGCCATCTGCCGGGCAAAGCCCCGGTGGTAGATGGCAAAAGCCTCTGGGTCCTGCTGAAAAAGCTGCACCGCATCCCGGCTGGGCAGGGTGTAGAGTTGCTCATTGAGGTAGCGGAAGCGTGCGGCCTCCAGGCGCTCCGCCATGCGCAGCCGCAGGGATGCTGCCCGGCCCGCAATGGACTCTGAAAGAACCGTCTCTCCTTCTTCTGGGCTGCTGGGGGGCTCCTCTGCAACAGGGGGCTGGGAGTGGTCCCCTGGCTCCCCCCCGGGGTCACTCCGCTGTTCCCCCGGGGCTTTGAATTTGTTCTTCTGCCGCCGCTTGTTCTTCTGGCGGTTCCTCCACTGCTTCCTGGTCAACATAGGCTGCCCTGGACTTTCCTtggcagctccctcctcagtCCTGGGGTTCTTGGAGTCAGCACTGGGCTTGGCAGTGCCATCCTTCTTTTCAGCCATCAATGGTGATGCTGTCGCTGCTTTGCTTGGGCAGAAATACAGACTGCTGTGGGCCAACGGCACATTTTCTGAAAGAATGGAAACTGTTTATGGATTTTCAAGCAGTTGAACTATGTACTAATTTGTGGTTATGGTTACTagtgatcacagaatcatagggctggaagagaccaccaacccctgccatgcaggacctcacaatcaaagtactcctgacagatggccatccagcctctgcttaaaaacttccaaagaaggagactccgccacactccgaggaagtgtgtcccACCTTCCaataactcttactgtcaggaggttcttgctaatgtttagttgaaatcttttttcctgtatcttacatccattgctccatgtcctattctctggagcagcagaaaacaaacttactccatccaaaatatgacaaaatgtttaaacagggctatcatacctctcaaccatctcttctccaggctaaacatacccagctctccgAGTTTCTTCTCATAGAGCtttatggttttcagacccttcaccattttggttgccccctctggacacactccagtttctcaacattcttcctgaattgtgatgcccagaactggacacaggattattccaggtaggcatgaccaaagcagaatagagtgacacttgatctagacactatatttctattaagcctacaatcacattggcctttttagctgccgcatcacactgttgactcatgttcaacttgtagtcttaCATTTCTGCTCTATTCTGTTATACATTTGCCTTTTAATATTGAGTTTTAATCTTAACTTAGTTTAGTATTAGAGCCactgtagtgtagtggcttgagtgctggattaggactctggagagcaaggttcaaatcccaattGTAAACCCAtcggctgaccttggacaagtcaaactctctcaacctcagaggatggcaatggcaaaccacctatgaagaaacttgccaaggaaaagacccccgcaagggccatccagtccaactccttctgccatgcaggaatatctAGACTCCTAGAGCAACCCTAAGGGGCCaacca from Sceloporus undulatus isolate JIND9_A2432 ecotype Alabama chromosome 3, SceUnd_v1.1, whole genome shotgun sequence encodes the following:
- the RRP8 gene encoding ribosomal RNA-processing protein 8, which produces MFAECEWDEEQGPGKGAQQRSPKRSPKGPPRGNTPAPRHLLLATLRRLEGLGPPPGEAPGTPSSSDREEELEEEGGAGGLKDPEDEPSRRVKKRRRTRRLQGQKEKKEQLLHPPGDDENVPLAHSSLYFCPSKAATASPLMAEKKDGTAKPSADSKNPRTEEGAAKESPGQPMLTRKQWRNRQKNKRRQKNKFKAPGEQRSDPGGEPGDHSQPPVAEEPPSSPEEGETVLSESIAGRAASLRLRMAERLEAARFRYLNEQLYTLPSRDAVQLFQQDPEAFAIYHRGFARQMARWPEKPVQRLVRYLRNRPASLVVADFGCGDCTLARNLRNRVHCFDLVALDPRVTVCDMAQVPLEGESVDVAVFCLALMGTNVQEVLAEASRVLRMGGTLLVAEVASRFPDIRAFVGALARLGFALRSKDLSGSHFYTFEFAKVGPLPAKTKPLPGLALRPCLYKRR